The sequence below is a genomic window from Candidatus Brocadiia bacterium.
ACCTGTCCGCCAAATATTCGGTCCAGGACTGGGAGGCCGCCTGGCACAAGCGCGCAGCCAATGTATCCACCTACGATAACTTCACGAATAAGATAACCGAACCGCTGGAAAACCGCGGTAACTGCCTCTACCTGCTGACCTGGATAAATTCACCGGACGAGAAAACCGTATCCTTTAATATCGAATCCCGAAATTCTTATAAAATCTGGCTGAACGACGCCGAAATCGCCCGCGTCGACCGGATGGCAAACTACGAGCCCCTTTATCAGGCGCACGGCGCCGTGCTCCGCCCGGGCGCCAATAAACTGCTGGTCAAGTTCCTGAACAACATCAACAGTATTCAGGTTACCGGTCCGGACGGCACGCTCTATCCGGACATCGAATTCCTGGTCGAGCCGCCCACTCAAACCATCGTGGCCGGTATCACACCCGCGCCCAAGGTAGCCCGGGGTAACCGCGATTATTTCAAGGAACTGGCCAAGAACCCGGCAACACGAACCCTCAAGGATTGCCTGGTGCAGGCTTCTTTCTACAATGAAGACGGCCTGGTCCAGGAAGCCTTCACGGCCTGGGAAGAACTCTTCAACCAGCACAAGACCAACGCCATGATAAACGTCATCATGGGCGATGCCTACCAGCGCAACGATTTCCTGCCCAACGAAAAACGCCAGAACCAGGCCTTCAAGTGCTACAAGGACGCCGAAAAACTGGCTCCGGATTGCCTTATCGCTAAACTGGCGCTGGCCGATTATTACTCCGAGAAGGATAAAGACAAAGCCGTCGAATACCTTGATAAAGCCGCCACCACCAATCCGCGTTCTGTCAAAACCCAGTTGAAGCTGATGGAAATATTCAGCCAGCGCGGCTGGCCGGCCGAATCATTCACGGTTATGACCACGCTGGAAAAACTCCTGCCCAACAATGTCGATATGCTTTTCCGGATGGGCAATTATTATTACCAGCAGTCCAATTATGACAAAGCCCTAGAATATTACAAACAGGCCTATGACCTCAACGGCGACAAGTACAGATTCGGCGATATGAACATCGCCGCCCGCCGGGGAAATTACCAGCCCTATCTGGACACCTACGCCGAACTGCTCAAAGCCCAGCCCGAAGCCTATTACCTTTACCGCTATATGATTGACATTTACACGACCATCAGCAATTATGCCGCGGCTGAAACGTTCTACTTAAAACTGCTGGACACGGCAGAGAAGGATTCGGATAAATACCGGTATTATTCCCAGCTGGCCGAATTCTACTACGGCTGGGGCAAGCCCGACAAGGCGCGCCAATACTGGGATGACCTTAACAAGCTTCCGGCTAAGTACCGCCTCTATGACAACGACCTCAGGCGCTATTTCGATTTCAAGGATGCTAAAGCTGAAACCTGGCCGGCCCAGGCCGACATCTCCGTTACCGAGCTGGTCAAGAACGCGCCGTCCGAAAAAGACTACCCCGAAGCCGGCAGCATTGTCTTGCTCGAAGAACATCTGATCAAAATCCTGGGCCAGGATAACCAAAACCTCAGGGTCAAGGAAACACGCTCGCACGAACTGGTCAAACTGCTCAATAAACAAGCCGGCGAGCGTTACGGCGACCTATATAAATACGGCGACCTGCAAATTGCCCGGGTCTATGCCAAGGACGGCCGGGTACTCGAACCCGACCCCATCCAGGAAGGCTCCTACAGCCTGCGGCTCCCCGAATTGGATGCAGGTTCGGTCATCGAACTGAGCTATATCAAGCGCGAACCGTTCTCTTACCGCGGCCCGGACTCGGTCGTAACTATAGACGATTCGCCATTTTTCCGGCGCGAAAAGGAACCAATTATGCACCTGCGCTACGTGGTCAGCATTCCCAAAAATATCAATGTCAAGATGCCGCCCCGCTACCTCAGCCACGAACCCCAAAAGTCCGAGGACGGCGACAACCTGGTCTATACCTGGGACATCACCAAAAGCCTTGATTACGACGACGAGGTCTATATGCCCTCCGAGCGAGAGGTCATCCCCTGGGTGGATATCTACGCCGGCGCTTACTCAACCGAACAGCAGTTCGCCGGATTCAACAGCCGCTATCTCAAACAGATGGTGCCCTATAACGTCTGTGCCAAGGCCTGTGAACTGGTCGGCAGCAGCGAGGAACCGCTGGCAAAAATCCGTACGCTTTACCAGTTTGTAGTCACCGAGCTCAAAGGCAGCGGCAGTTCCGGCGGTCCGACTTCGGACGAATCGCTCAGCCAGACGCTTATAGAAAAGGAAGGCTCGCCCAGCGCGCTGATGATGGCCATGCTCAAGGCGCTCGATATCGAGGCCTATTGGGCGCTGCCCCAATCCAAGTTCTACCCCGGCGTCAACCCGGATAAGGAAGGTCTGCCTATAAATACCTCGCGGGCGATTATCTATATCCCGGCTACGGCCGTCTCGGCTCCGCAGCCGCTCTTCCTCAGCCCGGCGCAGTTCCAGCCATTCGGCGTGTTGCCCTCGGACATACAGGGCGCCAACGCCTATGCCGTCATGCCCGAAGGCATCCGGGTTCTGGAATTACCCACTATGCCATTCGAGGAACTCTGCCGCTCTACCCGCGAATATAATATTACCCTGTCCGCCGACGGTTCGGCCGCCATCGCCGGGGCCATCAAGATGAACGGTGAATCCGGCGCCCGACTGCGCACCCAATTCAAGGAATACGCAAATGAGCAGCAGAAAAAACAGAGCATCGAACGCACCCTGGGCGCCATGTTCAACGGTTTCAAGCTTAACAGCTACCAGATAAGCGATTTCAATATCGACGAGCGCATCAGCCGACTCAACTTCGACTGCAGCGTAGCCACCTTCGCCCGCAAAACACCGCGCGGCTGGGAGTTCGCCAACATCGTCCGGCCCATGGAGCTTTCCAAAGCCTTCCTGCGCGAAACCGACCGCAAGTTCCCGCTCCGTCTTTACGGCGTGGCCGACTATATGTACACCCTGGACCAGATGCGGGTCATCCTGCCCGAAGGCGCCGTTGCCGAGGCTCCCAAGAGCCTGCTGGTGTCCACCCGCTACGGCTATTACTCTCGGCTGGTCAAACAGACCGACGCGGATATCACCATCGAGCGTAAGTTCAGCCTCCAACCGCAGGACGTACTACCCGAACATTACCAGGCCTTCTCCGACTTCTGCAAGAAGATAGACGAAGCCGAGATGGAAACCATCAAAATCAGGATGACAAAGGAATGATCGGGTATTAGATATGGAAACAGTCATCATAGGCGCAGGCGGTGCGGGGATTTCGGCCTTGGAAACAATCCGCCGCTGCGATAAGGATATCCCGCTTACCGTCATTTCGGCCGAACGGACTGTTCCTTATTCGCTGTGCGCTTTGCCTTCTCTTCTGGGCGGCGAATTACCCCATAAAGCGCTGCCGCGGGTAAGCAAGAATTTCTTCAAGAAGAATTCAGTCAAGGTGTTACAGGGCAGCCCGGTCCAGCGTATCCTGGCCGATAAGCAAAAATTAATCCTGAAGAACGGCAAATCCGTAAAGTACCAGAAACTTCTTATCGCGGCCGGCTCGATGCCGATAATCCCCCCTATAGAAGGAATTGACAGCCCCGGGGTATTCTCATTATCAACGCTGGCCGGTTGTCGGGCAATTAATGATTACACTAAAAAGCATAAGGTCAGACGGGCTGTTATTATCGGAGCCGGTTTTACCGGTATCGAGACCGCATTAAGCCTGCACGAACGCGGAATAAAAACCGTAATAGTCGAAATGCTTCCGCGCGTTCTGGCACGGATATTGGATGAAGATATGACCGAGCCGGTCGAGCAGATACTTAACGGTAAAGGAATTGAAATCAAGCTGGGCGAGGAAGTCATTCAGGTTACCGGCGGCAAAGCCGTCAACGGCATCCGCCTGAAAAGCGGAGGCTTGATAGCCGGCGACTTAGTTGTGGTCAGCATCGGCGTCAGGCCCAACATCAAATTCCTTGAAGGCAGCGGCATAAAAACCAACCGCGGAATCATTGTGAATAATAATATGCGGACTAACATTGAAAACGTTTATGCGGCCGGCGACGCGGCCGAGGCGCACGACTTTATATTGGGTAAACCGGCTTTGAGCGCCATCTGGCCCAATGCCGTGGAGCAGGGCCGAATCGCCGCACTGAATATGATGGATATCCTAACTGTCTATGAAGGCAACGTCAGCGTAAATGCGCTTAATATCGACGGCATATCCGTGACCGGAATGGGTCAAACGGCTAACGAAGCCCAACAACAGGGCGCCAGCGGCCTGGAAGAAATCAGATACCGGAATCAGCACAGCCGGCGCAAACTCATCCTGCGGGATAATCGCATCATCGGCTTTCAATCCTTCGGTGTATTCAGGAATTCCGGTACCATTTGGAACTATATGCAAAAACGCCAGGATATCTCCGCGCTGAAAAACGAACTGTTAAAAGACAGCCTTAAACTGCAATATAATACTAAGGGCATATAAGTTTACCGATAGGCAGTTGAATTTACTTGAAAATCCGGTAATTTTTGTTATACTCATCCGGATAATCAGAATTATAGAAAGATGTAAGTATGCTAGACAGAAAATTAGCGTTGATTGATTTATCCACGGGCAAAATAAAAATAGAGGGTATTCCTGACTCGCTCCGCAAGCAGATGATAGGCGGACGCGGTTTAAACGTGTATTATCTGAACAAATATCTCAAACCGGGCGTGGATGCCCTGTCGCCCGATAACGTGCTGATTTTCGGGGCCGGCCTGCTTACCGGCACGCTGACGCCTTCATCCAGCCGGTTCAGCGTCTCGGCAAAATCGCCCGAATCGGGAATCCTGGGCGACGCCAACTGCGGCGGTTTCTTCGGCCCGGAACTGCGTTATGCCGGGTTTGACCGCTTGATTATCACCGGAAAAGCAAAGCAACCGTCATATATTCTGGTTAAAGACCGCAAAATAGAAATCTGCGATGCCCGGAAATATTGGGGCAAAGACACCACTCAGGCGCAGCAGGAAATACGCCGTGATTTGGGCCCTTGTGAAATAGCGCTCTGCGGCGTGGCCGGAGAAAAACTGGTCCGTTTCGCCTGCGTCCGGACCGGGATAAAAAATGCCGCCGGACGGTGCGGTATGGGCGCAGTTATGGGTTCCAAAAATATTAAAGCCGTGGTTGCCCAAGGCACCGGCGGGCTTAAAATAAAATATCCGGATAAATTACAGAAACTGGTGGAAAAGATCAAGGATTACCTTTTCGCTTCTAAAATCACGCCCATCCTCGGCAAGCTCGGCACGCCGCTGCTTTATGAAGTAAGCAACGCCGTCGGCGCCATCCGGACCAAGAACAGCCAGCTCAACGCCTGGACCGACAAGCTTAACGCCGAAGAGGTGGAAAAGTTCGTAGAAAAGATGATCGCCTGCTCTTCCTGCATGATGCATTGCCGCCACCGGAATACACTGGGCGGTGAAGGGCCGGAGTATACGGCGCTTGGCTTAATCGGGGCTAATATCGGGATAGAAGAGCCCGACCAGGTCATAGAACTCAATAACATCTGCAACGAGCTCGGATTGGACATATCGTCGGCCGGCACTATTTTGTCCTGGGTCTATGAACTGTACGAAAAAGGCATCATCGACAAAAAGGTCACCGGCGGGCTGGAGCTGAAATTCGGCGATGTGGAACTGAGCAAAAAACTGCTGCATATGATATCGCGCCGGGAGGGGTTCGGCAATATCCTGGCCGAAAGCACCCAGGCGGCC
It includes:
- a CDS encoding aldehyde ferredoxin oxidoreductase family protein, whose translation is MLDRKLALIDLSTGKIKIEGIPDSLRKQMIGGRGLNVYYLNKYLKPGVDALSPDNVLIFGAGLLTGTLTPSSSRFSVSAKSPESGILGDANCGGFFGPELRYAGFDRLIITGKAKQPSYILVKDRKIEICDARKYWGKDTTQAQQEIRRDLGPCEIALCGVAGEKLVRFACVRTGIKNAAGRCGMGAVMGSKNIKAVVAQGTGGLKIKYPDKLQKLVEKIKDYLFASKITPILGKLGTPLLYEVSNAVGAIRTKNSQLNAWTDKLNAEEVEKFVEKMIACSSCMMHCRHRNTLGGEGPEYTALGLIGANIGIEEPDQVIELNNICNELGLDISSAGTILSWVYELYEKGIIDKKVTGGLELKFGDVELSKKLLHMISRREGFGNILAESTQAAGQLGANAKDYVTAVKGLPQSDPHDVRYFKAFALGIATSSRGADHLRSRPTLEIFQKLPPQVRQDIYGYGSKIQDPTVLDEKEKAVYFSEHIFATVDCLGICKFICHGFNSPNFLGYSHFKDLIYCATGWQISEKELEAVGRRVIDSERMFNLNQGMTKADDTLPKRYFDDPMPLKMAKGHHVDREQFALAIDRYYKLRGWTEAGLLKPARIKELEAIK
- a CDS encoding FAD-dependent oxidoreductase, whose product is METVIIGAGGAGISALETIRRCDKDIPLTVISAERTVPYSLCALPSLLGGELPHKALPRVSKNFFKKNSVKVLQGSPVQRILADKQKLILKNGKSVKYQKLLIAAGSMPIIPPIEGIDSPGVFSLSTLAGCRAINDYTKKHKVRRAVIIGAGFTGIETALSLHERGIKTVIVEMLPRVLARILDEDMTEPVEQILNGKGIEIKLGEEVIQVTGGKAVNGIRLKSGGLIAGDLVVVSIGVRPNIKFLEGSGIKTNRGIIVNNNMRTNIENVYAAGDAAEAHDFILGKPALSAIWPNAVEQGRIAALNMMDILTVYEGNVSVNALNIDGISVTGMGQTANEAQQQGASGLEEIRYRNQHSRRKLILRDNRIIGFQSFGVFRNSGTIWNYMQKRQDISALKNELLKDSLKLQYNTKGI
- a CDS encoding tetratricopeptide repeat protein — translated: MKRFLLVCLTVIMFIPFLAVAESKNIFFLDRQNNEPQAMIKELEDSADRTAVSSTALGWLYLLYENNATKAKGYFDEALAKSPDQADALYGLSRVYYWLGEDELYYRNLMARIKADPNMPEFELLFDSFAYGGGRAGIDFINDKEKMEFTRSLLDKPLTNKFNENLIRRTLLYMSERFNGVSPESFATWKSFGYPDKWLVIGYFEPYNSNCLDQVYPPEKEINLSAKYSVQDWEAAWHKRAANVSTYDNFTNKITEPLENRGNCLYLLTWINSPDEKTVSFNIESRNSYKIWLNDAEIARVDRMANYEPLYQAHGAVLRPGANKLLVKFLNNINSIQVTGPDGTLYPDIEFLVEPPTQTIVAGITPAPKVARGNRDYFKELAKNPATRTLKDCLVQASFYNEDGLVQEAFTAWEELFNQHKTNAMINVIMGDAYQRNDFLPNEKRQNQAFKCYKDAEKLAPDCLIAKLALADYYSEKDKDKAVEYLDKAATTNPRSVKTQLKLMEIFSQRGWPAESFTVMTTLEKLLPNNVDMLFRMGNYYYQQSNYDKALEYYKQAYDLNGDKYRFGDMNIAARRGNYQPYLDTYAELLKAQPEAYYLYRYMIDIYTTISNYAAAETFYLKLLDTAEKDSDKYRYYSQLAEFYYGWGKPDKARQYWDDLNKLPAKYRLYDNDLRRYFDFKDAKAETWPAQADISVTELVKNAPSEKDYPEAGSIVLLEEHLIKILGQDNQNLRVKETRSHELVKLLNKQAGERYGDLYKYGDLQIARVYAKDGRVLEPDPIQEGSYSLRLPELDAGSVIELSYIKREPFSYRGPDSVVTIDDSPFFRREKEPIMHLRYVVSIPKNINVKMPPRYLSHEPQKSEDGDNLVYTWDITKSLDYDDEVYMPSEREVIPWVDIYAGAYSTEQQFAGFNSRYLKQMVPYNVCAKACELVGSSEEPLAKIRTLYQFVVTELKGSGSSGGPTSDESLSQTLIEKEGSPSALMMAMLKALDIEAYWALPQSKFYPGVNPDKEGLPINTSRAIIYIPATAVSAPQPLFLSPAQFQPFGVLPSDIQGANAYAVMPEGIRVLELPTMPFEELCRSTREYNITLSADGSAAIAGAIKMNGESGARLRTQFKEYANEQQKKQSIERTLGAMFNGFKLNSYQISDFNIDERISRLNFDCSVATFARKTPRGWEFANIVRPMELSKAFLRETDRKFPLRLYGVADYMYTLDQMRVILPEGAVAEAPKSLLVSTRYGYYSRLVKQTDADITIERKFSLQPQDVLPEHYQAFSDFCKKIDEAEMETIKIRMTKE